The region GACTATCAGATGCCAAGCGCACTCTACGTCAGGATCGATCTCGCACCTGCCGTCCATAGACCCACCACACGGTCCGTTTAAAAGCTGTTTGGAACAGCGAGCCAGAGGGCAAATGCCTCCGAAGTGGTAAAGCATGCAGTCACCGCATCCCAGGCAGCTTTCCACCCAGTAGCCTTGATCCTTTGTCTCACCTAGAAACCCGGTGTTTAGTGCCGGTATTATTGGTACTTCCGGAAATATTTCGGCAACTGCCTGGACTCCTGCCCCGCATCCCAGTGAAAGGACCACGTCATATTTTCCAATTATGTCATCAAGAGAGATGATAAAGTCCCTCACACATTGGCGGTCGAGGGTTTTTTCCTTAATAAGAACATTTTCCTTCCTCATCTTGGCTGCTATACGCAAAGTAGATGCAAGCATTGCCGCCTCCTTTTCCCCTCCGGCCGCACATTCTGCTACACAAGAAGCACAGCCGAGGACGAGGATTCGTTTGTAAGGGCTGATCATCTCCCTGATTTCGTCTATGGGTTTTTGTTCTCCGGTAATCATAGGTTGTCTCCTCTCTCCAATTCAGACACTGGAGTCCAGACGTTAGACGCCAGACTATCCAATTGTGTAGTACCTGGCTATTCCCCCCCTCTTCGCTCTGATGTCTGTTATCTATGGTCTACTGTGTACAGGGGATGAAGGTAGTTTTAAAGCGTTTTCCATTGCTATACTGGCGTAATCGGATAAGGACATCTGGTTATCTTTTGAACCTATTATTATACCTATTCGCTCCTCCTCCAGTCCGATGCCTGCAATAATTGCTCTGGTCCTCCCCACCCTTTTTTTTGCCCTTTTATTCCCTTCGGAATATCTACATT is a window of Thermodesulfobacteriota bacterium DNA encoding:
- a CDS encoding methylenetetrahydrofolate reductase C-terminal domain-containing protein; this encodes MITGEQKPIDEIREMISPYKRILVLGCASCVAECAAGGEKEAAMLASTLRIAAKMRKENVLIKEKTLDRQCVRDFIISLDDIIGKYDVVLSLGCGAGVQAVAEIFPEVPIIPALNTGFLGETKDQGYWVESCLGCGDCMLYHFGGICPLARCSKQLLNGPCGGSMDGRCEIDPDVECAWHLIVDRLTKFGALDRLENIYPPKDWSRKQGKGPRKIVREDQ